CAGCCCGTCGTACAATGTGCCCTGGCACCAGGATTCGGGGGTGAGCTGGGCGGAGTCGGACCGGACCCTGGCGCTGACCTGCTGGCTGCCACTGGTGGACGCCACGGTGGAACGGGGATGCCTGGAGGTGATCCCGGACGTGATTCAAACCGGTCATCTCGACCACGTATCTGACGCGGGCACGCGCATCAAACCCGACCTCATGCCCGAGACCGAGGCGGAACCGGCCGAAGTGCGCAAGGGCGGGGTCGTCTTCCTGAGCCAGTATACGCCTCACCGGTCCACACCGAACCTGACCGAATGGGACGTGCGCTGGAGCCTGGACCTGCGGTACGTGGCCTATGGCGCGCCGACGGGCCGGCCTTTCTTTCCCGACTTCTGCGTTCGGAGCCGATCGAATCCTGAGCGCGTACTGACCGATCACCAGGCTTGGGCGGACAGCTGGGTCGCAGCCCTCGAGGAACAGCGCCGCAATCCCAGGCAGGCCCACCGGGTTGCGCAGGCACCTTAAGGAGAACCATCATGCTTTGAGGCTCCCCCCTGGGCACCAGGTTTGGCGCCATGGTATTCAGTCTGGTCGTCCCCGGATTGGGGCAGTTGTACCAGGGCCGCAGGCCGGCCGCCGTCATCCATTTCGTCCTCGCGGTCATGCTGTGGATGCTGGGTTACGGCTGGATCGTCCATCTGTATTCTGCCGTCGAGACGGCATTCCAGAATCCGGGCGGTCAGCGTTGCGACACGTAGTCGTACGCGTCTTCATTGCGTAACTGACCATCACTGTAAATAACCGCATTAATACGATCCATATTAATACGAAACGACAACGTGAAAGAGGCATTCCCATGAGTTTCGGCAGCGGCGCGTATACCTACGAATTGCAGGAGAACTGGTACAGCCTGCCGGAGGGCTGGTCCTTCGGCTGGATTACGGGCGTGGCGTGCGATTCGCAGGACCGGGTGTACGTGTACTCGAGGAGCGAGCATCCTTTAATCGTGTTCGACCGCGATGGACAGTTCATCAAGACGATCGGCGACGGCATACTCAAAGATGCGCACGGTATCTACATCGACGGCGAGGACAACCTCTACCTCACCGACTGGCTGGATCACTGCGTCCGCAAGTTCGACCGCGATGGAAACCAGGTGAGGGTGATCGGCATGCCCGGCGTCCCCGGGGCGACGGACGGCGATCCTTTTCGGAAGCCCACCGATGCCGTCGTCGCGCCGAACGGCGACATCTACGTGTCCGACGGCTACGAGAATGCCCGAATCCACCATTACGACGGCGAGGGCCGCCACATTCACTCCTGGGGAAGCTGGGGCTCGGCTCCGGGCCAGTTCGAACTCAGCCATTGCGTCCGCATCGACCGCTACGACCGGCTCTGGGCATGCGATCGCACCAACGAACGCATCCAGCTCTTCGACCTGGAAGGAAACTACCTCGAGGAACGCGCCGTTCCCGGCAAGCCCGACACCACCTTCTTCGATCCGGAAGAGGATATCGTATACGTGGCCGAACTCGACCAGCAGGTGGGTGTATACACTCTTGACGGCGACCTCGTCAGCAGCTGGGGAGGTGGGCGGCGCAGCGACCGGCCGGGCGAGTTTGCCGGATGTCCCCACGGCATCTGGATGGACTCCCGCGGCGACCTCTACGTCGGTGAAGTCCAGGCCGATGCCCGGTTGCAGAAGTTTGTACGGACCCGTTGATCACAATACGAGATCCATGCGCATCATCGACCCCCATACCCACGTCTGGATAAACGATCCCGCCTTCCCCTGGTCCGCGGAGAACGACGCCCCGCCCGCCGAGGACCGGACGGCGGAGATGCTCCTGGCCCTGATGGACCGGCACGGCGTGGAGAAGACCGTCCTGGTGCAGTACATCGGCTACCGCTGGGACAATACCTACGTTTCCCACGTCCTGCGCGCGTACCCGGACCGGTTTGCCGGCGTCTGCCGCGTCAATCCCAAAGATCCCGCCGCGCCGGACCACCTCGCCCACTGGGTGGAGGAGCACGGCTTCCAGGGCGTGAGATTGAGTCCCGCCGAAGGACCGGCGGGCGACTGGTTCCGCGGTCCCCTGATGCTGCCCATCTTCCGGCGCGCCGAGGAGCTCAGGGTCCCGATGCTCATGCTGACGCGGCCCGGCCGGTTGCCCGACCTGGCCAGCCTGCTGGACCGGTTTCCCGATCTCGACGTCGTCGTGGACCACATGGCCGACGCACAGCCTGCCCGGCCGGACGAAATCCAGGCCGTCCTCGACCTGGCCCGGTACCCCCGGGTATACGTGAAGATCAGCCATACCTGGTCCATTTCGGATCAGGACTATCCGTGGTCGGATACCCACGCCATGGTCAAGGCGGTCTACCAGGCCTTCGGCGGCCAGCGCATCATGTGGGGCACCGACTGGCCTGTCTGCCTTCCGAACGCGGCGTACGGCCAGACCCTGACGGTCGTCCGCGACGAGATGAAGTTCATCGCGCCGGAGGACCTGCCCCGCGTGCTGGGAGGCACGGCCCTGGACCTGTGGACCTTTAACGATTAGTCGGATTTAAACCCGACAAACTCGCAGAAAAAGTTCGAGTCATAAAGGAGCAGCCATGAAAATCCTGATCACCGGCGCCGCGAGCCGGCTGGGACGGGCGGTGGCCGAAACCCTGGAAGGCCATTCGCTTCGCCTCGTGGACGAATCGCCCGTCGAAGCGCCAGCCCCGACCGGGGCCGAAACGCGCGGCGAATGGGCCGGCGATGCCGCCCAGGGCAGCCTGCTGGACCAGGACTTCGCCTGGCAGGCGGTCCGGGGCATGGACGCCGTCGTTCACACGGGCGAGCCGCCGCAGGACCTGCCGGAGTCCGATGTGGAGCGCGAGAAGCACCTCCTGGAACTGGCCACGCGGGGCACGCACCAGCTCTTCAAGGCCGGCGTGGAGGCGGGCGTTAAGCGTTTCGTCTACGGCGGGACACTCGACCTCTTCCGGCCCTATCCCGACGACGTATACATCAGCGAACTCTGGAAACCGCTGCCCGAGCCCGACATGCCGGCCATGTCCCGCTACCTGGGCGAGCACACCGCCCGGGAATTCGCAAGGGACCACATGGTGACGGTCACGGGACTCAGACTGGGCAACCTCGTCAGCGAAGAGGAATTGGCCGGCCAGGCGCCCGACCTGTTG
This is a stretch of genomic DNA from Gemmatimonadota bacterium. It encodes these proteins:
- a CDS encoding phytanoyl-CoA dioxygenase family protein; this encodes LRAEPVFDFLRNDNLLDAVESFVGPDITCSPIQHIRAKPPSRLDASPSYNVPWHQDSGVSWAESDRTLALTCWLPLVDATVERGCLEVIPDVIQTGHLDHVSDAGTRIKPDLMPETEAEPAEVRKGGVVFLSQYTPHRSTPNLTEWDVRWSLDLRYVAYGAPTGRPFFPDFCVRSRSNPERVLTDHQAWADSWVAALEEQRRNPRQAHRVAQAP
- a CDS encoding amidohydrolase family protein, with the protein product MRIIDPHTHVWINDPAFPWSAENDAPPAEDRTAEMLLALMDRHGVEKTVLVQYIGYRWDNTYVSHVLRAYPDRFAGVCRVNPKDPAAPDHLAHWVEEHGFQGVRLSPAEGPAGDWFRGPLMLPIFRRAEELRVPMLMLTRPGRLPDLASLLDRFPDLDVVVDHMADAQPARPDEIQAVLDLARYPRVYVKISHTWSISDQDYPWSDTHAMVKAVYQAFGGQRIMWGTDWPVCLPNAAYGQTLTVVRDEMKFIAPEDLPRVLGGTALDLWTFND
- a CDS encoding peptidyl-alpha-hydroxyglycine alpha-amidating lyase family protein — encoded protein: MSFGSGAYTYELQENWYSLPEGWSFGWITGVACDSQDRVYVYSRSEHPLIVFDRDGQFIKTIGDGILKDAHGIYIDGEDNLYLTDWLDHCVRKFDRDGNQVRVIGMPGVPGATDGDPFRKPTDAVVAPNGDIYVSDGYENARIHHYDGEGRHIHSWGSWGSAPGQFELSHCVRIDRYDRLWACDRTNERIQLFDLEGNYLEERAVPGKPDTTFFDPEEDIVYVAELDQQVGVYTLDGDLVSSWGGGRRSDRPGEFAGCPHGIWMDSRGDLYVGEVQADARLQKFVRTR
- a CDS encoding NAD(P)-dependent oxidoreductase, with translation MKILITGAASRLGRAVAETLEGHSLRLVDESPVEAPAPTGAETRGEWAGDAAQGSLLDQDFAWQAVRGMDAVVHTGEPPQDLPESDVEREKHLLELATRGTHQLFKAGVEAGVKRFVYGGTLDLFRPYPDDVYISELWKPLPEPDMPAMSRYLGEHTAREFARDHMVTVTGLRLGNLVSEEELAGQAPDLLWLDYRDAAQAFRLALEREASDQVWWTSRYAMYHICADLENPKYLINQARNLGYAPAHNFAANWRD